A genomic segment from Polyangium mundeleinium encodes:
- a CDS encoding response regulator, which translates to MPRVLIVDDEENQRKTLSIGLRLEGFEVVGAASGEEALRLLGEKAVDVAMVDLMLPGMSGLDLVRQIRRMFPNVRVYLASAYHLSSRQMERADCGAAGFIPKPYALSELSRLLQAKTPAPAQVAC; encoded by the coding sequence ATGCCGCGCGTGTTGATCGTCGATGACGAGGAGAATCAACGCAAGACGCTCTCGATCGGGCTTCGGCTGGAGGGGTTCGAGGTCGTCGGCGCCGCGTCCGGGGAAGAGGCGCTACGCTTGCTCGGCGAGAAGGCCGTCGACGTCGCGATGGTCGACCTGATGCTTCCAGGCATGAGTGGTCTAGACCTCGTGCGTCAGATCCGCCGCATGTTCCCGAACGTGCGCGTCTACCTCGCGAGCGCCTACCACCTCTCGTCGCGCCAGATGGAGCGCGCCGACTGCGGCGCCGCCGGCTTCATCCCCAAGCCCTACGCCCTCTCCGAGCTCAGCCGCCTGCTGCAAGCCAAGACCCCGGCGCCTGCGCAAGTCGCGTGCTAA
- the queA gene encoding tRNA preQ1(34) S-adenosylmethionine ribosyltransferase-isomerase QueA, translating into MRRDLLAYDLPPELIAAHPSPDRESARLLVVDDAPGRLEHAFIRDLPDRLPEGALVVVNDTRVLPARLLGRKASSGGKVEIFLVRKVADAHVERNGERLPAERWRALGRSSKPLREGAEITIDGPASLVARIEGRDGGFGGAAPLAGAKPPSAERGLFDVVLFSPEGRSVPDAVEAAGHIPLPPYIRRDDDATDRARYQTVYAREPGAVAAPTAGLHLTEPLIERFSARGMELARVTLHVGLGTFQPVTVSDLDDHPMHAEVYRVPPETAEAVARARQKGREIVAIGTTSVRALESAADPEHEGHVVAREGETRLLIQPGYRFRVVDRLLTNFHLPESTLLALVGAFAGLPRVLESYRVAIEERYRFYSYGDAMLLRRQR; encoded by the coding sequence GTGCGCCGCGACCTCCTCGCCTACGATCTACCGCCCGAGCTCATCGCCGCGCATCCGTCCCCGGATCGTGAAAGCGCGCGCCTGCTCGTCGTCGACGACGCGCCCGGCCGCCTCGAACACGCCTTCATCCGCGACTTGCCCGATCGCTTGCCCGAAGGCGCGCTCGTCGTCGTCAACGACACGCGTGTCCTGCCTGCGCGCCTCCTCGGCCGCAAAGCGTCGAGCGGCGGCAAGGTCGAGATCTTCCTCGTCCGGAAAGTCGCCGACGCGCACGTCGAGCGCAACGGCGAGCGCCTCCCCGCCGAGCGATGGCGCGCCCTCGGCCGCTCGTCGAAACCCCTCCGCGAAGGCGCCGAGATCACCATCGACGGCCCCGCCTCGCTCGTCGCGCGGATCGAAGGCCGGGACGGGGGGTTTGGGGGCGCAGCTCCGCTTGCCGGAGCGAAGCCCCCAAGCGCAGAACGAGGCCTCTTCGACGTCGTCCTCTTCTCGCCCGAGGGCCGCTCCGTCCCCGACGCGGTCGAGGCGGCGGGCCACATCCCGCTCCCGCCGTACATCCGTCGCGACGACGACGCGACCGACCGCGCGCGCTACCAGACCGTCTACGCCCGCGAGCCCGGCGCCGTCGCCGCGCCGACCGCGGGTCTGCACCTGACCGAGCCGCTGATCGAGCGTTTCTCCGCGCGCGGGATGGAGCTTGCGCGGGTCACGTTGCACGTCGGGCTTGGCACGTTTCAGCCGGTGACAGTCTCCGATCTCGATGATCACCCGATGCACGCCGAGGTCTACCGCGTGCCGCCCGAGACAGCCGAGGCCGTGGCGCGCGCGAGGCAGAAAGGCCGGGAGATCGTGGCCATCGGGACGACCAGCGTGCGCGCTCTGGAGAGCGCCGCGGACCCCGAGCACGAGGGGCACGTCGTCGCGCGGGAGGGGGAGACACGCCTCTTGATCCAGCCGGGCTATCGCTTTCGCGTGGTCGATCGGCTGCTGACGAATTTTCACCTGCCGGAGTCCACGCTCCTCGCGCTCGTGGGCGCCTTCGCGGGGCTCCCGCGCGTCCTCGAGAGTTACCGCGTCGCGATCGAGGAGAGGTACCGGTTTTACTCGTACGGCGACGCGATGCTTCTGAGGAGACAACGATGA